A window from Herbaspirillum sp. meg3 encodes these proteins:
- a CDS encoding DMT family transporter → MTPLPMSPLTSPMTLTPTITVIVLFAALLHASWNALIKSGRDVLMDTALVAAGATTVAAPLLLFFAPPPLASWPYLLTSIVLHIGYYLTLVGTYRAGDMNLGYPLMRGIAPLLVALISVIIFHESLSPAMWLGIAGISGGIISLSLLAGNLHSGVRKVMLFAFANASLIAMYTMVDAAGVRQAGNAPNYVLWMSFLEGMPFAALVLWLRRRAFVAHARLHWRRGIIGGTFSMLAYGIALWAMTKAPTAAVASLRETSVIFAAFISAFLLKEKLSFARWLGAAMILGGIVALRQ, encoded by the coding sequence ATGACACCTCTGCCGATGTCTCCGCTCACCTCCCCGATGACACTGACACCAACGATCACCGTCATCGTATTGTTTGCGGCACTATTGCACGCCAGCTGGAACGCGCTGATCAAAAGCGGTCGCGACGTGCTGATGGATACCGCGCTGGTCGCGGCCGGTGCGACCACGGTAGCGGCGCCGCTGCTGCTCTTCTTCGCTCCGCCGCCATTGGCAAGCTGGCCTTACCTGCTCACCTCCATCGTCTTGCACATCGGTTATTACCTGACGCTGGTCGGCACCTATCGCGCCGGCGACATGAACCTCGGCTATCCGCTTATGCGCGGCATTGCGCCGCTGCTGGTCGCCCTGATCAGCGTCATTATCTTTCATGAATCCTTGAGCCCGGCCATGTGGCTGGGCATCGCCGGCATCTCAGGCGGCATCATCAGTCTGAGCCTGCTGGCAGGCAATCTGCATAGTGGCGTACGCAAGGTGATGTTGTTTGCCTTTGCCAATGCCAGCCTGATTGCGATGTACACCATGGTCGACGCTGCCGGTGTGCGCCAGGCAGGCAATGCGCCCAACTATGTGCTGTGGATGTCTTTCCTCGAAGGCATGCCTTTCGCCGCGCTGGTACTCTGGCTGCGCCGCCGCGCTTTCGTCGCACATGCACGCCTGCATTGGCGGCGTGGCATCATCGGCGGCACGTTTTCCATGCTGGCTTACGGCATCGCGCTGTGGGCCATGACCAAGGCCCCGACCGCCGCTGTCGCCTCGCTGCGTGAAACCTCCGTCATCTTCGCCGCTTTCATCAGCGCCTTTCTGCTCAAGGAAAAATTGTCCTTCGCCCGCTGGCTGGGTGCAGCGATGATTTTGGGCGGCATTGTGGCGCTACGCCAATAA
- a CDS encoding sensor histidine kinase — protein MSNSTEPLHRVASEERIKEAERERIARDLHDELGSRLTAIKMAVAQLGQDAASRDATAREQLQFADQLVDDAIGAMHDIIDDLRPAVLDLGLLAALEWLARTYSRQTGIPHRMLSENDLPDTLLEPFQMISLYRIAREALHNASRHAHARHVDIGLFHTPGQLVMEIIDDGVGLCAGNIDSSADPAKRTESSGIRGMHHRAESIGASLTLEAVAQGGVKLRVVLPVLSATNLIK, from the coding sequence ATGAGCAACAGCACCGAACCCCTGCACCGGGTCGCCTCCGAAGAGCGTATCAAGGAAGCCGAGCGCGAACGTATCGCCAGGGATTTGCACGATGAACTCGGCAGCCGCCTCACCGCCATCAAGATGGCCGTGGCACAGTTGGGACAAGACGCCGCCTCACGTGATGCAACCGCACGCGAACAACTGCAGTTTGCCGATCAGCTCGTCGATGACGCCATCGGCGCGATGCACGACATCATCGACGATCTGCGCCCCGCCGTATTGGATCTTGGTTTGCTGGCCGCGCTGGAGTGGCTTGCCAGGACATACTCAAGACAAACCGGTATTCCGCATCGCATGCTGAGCGAAAACGATCTGCCTGATACGCTGCTTGAGCCATTTCAGATGATCAGCCTGTATCGTATTGCCCGCGAAGCCTTGCACAATGCCAGCCGGCATGCACACGCCCGCCATGTGGACATCGGCTTATTCCATACACCGGGACAGCTGGTCATGGAAATCATCGACGACGGTGTCGGCCTCTGTGCCGGCAACATTGACAGCAGCGCCGATCCGGCAAAGCGGACCGAGTCATCGGGAATCAGAGGAATGCATCATCGCGCCGAAAGTATCGGCGCATCGTTGACCTTGGAGGCCGTGGCGCAAGGTGGAGTGAAACTCCGTGTTGTGCTTCCTGTCCTATCGGCCACTAACCTTATAAAATAG
- a CDS encoding GGDEF domain-containing protein: MSKKPAQSPVDIAREAFQQLATRRVAPTPEAYREAYEEIAGNNSGVRPETVLAAFAVHLTQQPGDIGKLGQRLSTSIDSSDWKEYSEELDNFVEQYFPSRNLVPHGELVPIDLERQFIRDSKKEKMLREVLARVLIFNLASLLQDAPDLVLESKTIGNDLKTAFSEQAMNDVIGRIKQMSFQIELKSEDIAQQQELLMRLFQLLLENIHGLLEKGSWLSSQITAVQELITGPISKTSLADATKTLKEVIYKQGLLKNTLSEEKVTAKNLMLTFVDRLSAMVSTTDNYHKTITGFSQQISQASDISDLNSVLTGIMNATKDAQDEALRSRDEMINARQEMQKAEARIQALESQLVHMGELVREDQLTGSLNRRGMDESLEREVINAERRNTPLCIALLDLDDFKRINDTHGHATGDEVLVHLVNVVKDTLRKLDVIARFGGEEFLVLLPETEPAEAMQIITRVQRELTKRIFMHNTQRLLITFSAGVAYRAAGENQADLIKRADVALYKAKNAGKNRVVLAD, translated from the coding sequence ATGTCCAAAAAGCCAGCTCAAAGTCCAGTCGATATCGCGCGCGAAGCCTTCCAGCAGCTCGCTACGCGACGCGTTGCTCCCACTCCTGAAGCCTACCGAGAAGCCTACGAAGAAATCGCCGGCAACAATAGCGGCGTCAGGCCGGAAACCGTACTTGCCGCCTTCGCCGTCCATCTGACGCAGCAACCCGGTGATATCGGCAAGCTGGGACAACGCCTGTCCACCTCAATCGATAGCAGTGACTGGAAAGAATATAGCGAAGAACTGGACAACTTCGTCGAGCAGTACTTTCCGTCGCGCAATCTGGTGCCGCATGGCGAGTTGGTGCCAATCGATCTGGAACGCCAGTTCATCCGCGACAGCAAGAAGGAAAAGATGCTGCGTGAAGTGCTGGCGCGCGTGCTGATCTTCAATCTGGCCTCCTTGCTGCAAGACGCACCTGATCTGGTGCTGGAATCCAAAACCATCGGCAACGATCTGAAGACGGCGTTCTCTGAACAGGCCATGAACGACGTCATCGGCCGCATCAAACAGATGAGCTTTCAGATCGAGTTGAAGTCGGAAGACATCGCTCAGCAGCAAGAACTGCTGATGCGCCTGTTCCAGCTGCTGCTGGAAAACATTCACGGACTACTGGAAAAGGGGTCGTGGCTGAGCAGCCAGATCACCGCCGTTCAGGAACTGATCACCGGGCCAATCAGCAAGACCTCGCTGGCCGACGCCACCAAAACGCTCAAGGAAGTCATCTATAAGCAAGGCTTGCTGAAGAACACGCTATCAGAAGAAAAGGTCACGGCCAAGAATCTGATGCTGACCTTCGTCGACCGCCTGAGCGCGATGGTGTCGACGACTGACAATTACCACAAAACGATTACCGGCTTTTCGCAGCAAATCAGCCAGGCATCCGATATCAGCGACCTGAATTCGGTACTGACAGGCATCATGAATGCCACCAAGGATGCACAGGACGAAGCCTTGCGCTCACGCGACGAGATGATCAACGCACGCCAGGAAATGCAAAAAGCCGAAGCCCGCATCCAGGCGCTGGAGTCGCAACTCGTGCATATGGGCGAGCTGGTGCGGGAAGACCAGCTGACCGGCAGCCTGAACCGCCGCGGCATGGACGAATCGCTGGAGCGCGAAGTCATCAACGCCGAGCGCCGCAATACGCCGCTGTGCATCGCCCTGCTCGACCTCGATGATTTCAAACGCATCAATGACACTCACGGTCACGCCACCGGCGATGAAGTGCTGGTGCATCTGGTCAATGTGGTCAAGGATACGCTGCGCAAGCTGGACGTGATTGCGCGTTTCGGTGGCGAAGAGTTTTTGGTGCTGCTGCCGGAAACAGAGCCAGCCGAAGCCATGCAAATCATTACCCGCGTACAGCGCGAGCTGACCAAGCGCATCTTCATGCATAACACGCAGCGCTTGCTGATCACCTTTAGCGCAGGTGTCGCCTATCGCGCAGCGGGTGAAAACCAGGCAGATCTGATCAAGCGTGCCGACGTAGCGTTGTATAAGGCAAAGAACGCGGGCAAGAACCGCGTCGTGCTTGCAGACTGA
- a CDS encoding CopD family protein, protein MMYSWIKAFHIASVMTWIGGMLIMALALKITQRSALDRSLGEVRLLRAIRQWDQRVTSPAMGLAWILGVALVYFGQWHAAGWLVVKLVIVLMLSALHGMQSGYVRRLADTPDLEASALLKHSGSLTIIGVAAIACMVVLKPF, encoded by the coding sequence ATGATGTATTCGTGGATCAAGGCATTTCATATTGCATCGGTCATGACCTGGATTGGTGGCATGCTGATCATGGCGTTGGCGTTGAAAATCACGCAGCGCTCTGCGCTTGACCGATCCCTCGGGGAAGTACGTCTGCTGCGCGCCATTCGCCAATGGGATCAGCGAGTGACATCGCCGGCGATGGGGCTGGCCTGGATACTCGGCGTGGCGTTGGTCTATTTCGGACAATGGCATGCGGCGGGATGGCTGGTCGTCAAGCTGGTGATCGTTCTGATGTTGTCGGCATTGCATGGCATGCAATCCGGCTATGTACGCCGCCTTGCCGATACGCCCGATCTGGAAGCCTCCGCGCTGCTGAAACACTCTGGATCGCTGACAATCATTGGCGTTGCGGCGATTGCCTGCATGGTCGTGCTCAAGCCGTTTTAA
- a CDS encoding response regulator transcription factor, which yields MTKKNSAAIKVAIADDHAIVREGLKQICSSTRDIVVVGSAENGLETIKLCRLGNCDVLLLDIVLPDRTGIEVLKQIKKEMPKLPVLILSIHREDQYAIRALKAGAAGFLSKQAAPADLINAIRQAAAGRKYISPSLAQELANQIGFDHETPLHEALSDREYQTMVMIASGKTVSDIATELLLSVKTISMYRSRVLAKMKLRHNAELTHYALKNNLVE from the coding sequence ATGACGAAAAAAAACAGTGCTGCCATTAAAGTTGCCATCGCCGACGATCATGCCATCGTACGAGAAGGACTGAAACAAATTTGCAGTAGCACCAGGGACATCGTCGTCGTCGGCAGCGCCGAAAACGGCCTGGAAACCATCAAACTCTGTCGCCTTGGCAATTGCGATGTTCTCCTGCTCGACATCGTATTGCCCGACCGCACCGGTATTGAAGTACTCAAGCAGATCAAGAAGGAAATGCCGAAACTGCCGGTGCTGATTCTGTCGATCCATCGAGAGGATCAGTATGCGATACGCGCGCTCAAAGCGGGTGCAGCGGGCTTTTTGAGCAAACAGGCTGCTCCGGCCGATCTGATCAATGCAATTCGCCAGGCCGCCGCAGGCCGGAAATATATCAGTCCTTCGCTGGCGCAAGAGCTGGCCAATCAGATTGGTTTCGACCATGAGACGCCGCTGCACGAAGCCTTGTCGGACCGTGAATATCAGACCATGGTGATGATTGCTTCCGGCAAAACCGTCAGCGACATTGCGACGGAATTATTGCTGTCCGTCAAAACGATCAGCATGTACCGGTCACGTGTGCTGGCAAAGATGAAGCTGCGCCACAACGCCGAGCTGACGCACTATGCATTGAAAAACAACTTAGTTGAATAA
- a CDS encoding phosphonate degradation HD-domain oxygenase encodes MALTLEDIDGLFRLHGDTQYTGEPVTQLEHALQTAALAEQEDAPPSLIVASFLHDLGHMLEDNGDTPTMAGIDDLHQYRILPFLRHLFDEDVLAPIRLHVDAKRYLCAVDPAYFSALSADSVRSLKLQGGIFDAQQAADFIAIPYAADAVRLRRWDDLAKKEDYRTPDYAHFSRYIAQCVRA; translated from the coding sequence ATGGCTTTGACTCTGGAAGACATCGACGGTTTGTTTCGCCTGCACGGCGACACGCAATACACCGGCGAGCCGGTCACGCAGCTGGAGCATGCGCTGCAGACCGCTGCGCTGGCGGAGCAGGAAGACGCGCCGCCCAGCCTGATCGTCGCCAGCTTTTTACATGACCTCGGCCACATGCTGGAAGACAACGGCGATACACCGACCATGGCCGGTATCGATGACTTGCATCAGTACCGTATCCTGCCTTTTCTGCGCCATCTTTTCGATGAAGACGTGCTGGCGCCGATACGCCTGCACGTCGACGCCAAGCGCTATCTGTGCGCTGTCGATCCGGCCTATTTTTCTGCGCTGTCGGCCGATTCTGTGCGCAGCCTGAAACTGCAGGGCGGCATATTCGATGCGCAACAGGCCGCAGACTTCATCGCCATCCCCTACGCCGCCGATGCAGTGCGGCTGCGGCGCTGGGATGATCTCGCCAAGAAGGAAGACTATCGCACACCGGACTATGCGCACTTCTCGCGTTATATCGCGCAGTGCGTGCGCGCATGA
- a CDS encoding inositol monophosphatase family protein: MSFLPPAPLFTQSADAAQLQEFSNFISELSKISGAIIRGHYLNGTAVESKSDQSPVTAADRETEQALRAAIMARYPRHGIIGEEFGPHQQEAEYCWILDPIDGTKAFVTNCYIFGTLISLTYRGRPIIGALHSPLMEHLLVGTIAGTTLNGKPVGMRDCSTIGDAMLLATDHWDIFKYHNGPAFERLSRQARLYRGWGDCHGYFQLATGGADIMLDPVLKIWDIMSFIPIIEGAGGRITDWQGNTPIGANSIVATAGSIHDEVLRALNP; this comes from the coding sequence ATGTCCTTTCTGCCACCCGCCCCGCTCTTCACTCAATCCGCTGATGCCGCGCAGCTGCAGGAATTCAGCAATTTCATCAGCGAGCTGAGCAAGATCAGCGGCGCCATCATTCGCGGCCACTATCTCAACGGTACCGCCGTTGAATCAAAATCGGATCAATCGCCGGTCACTGCCGCCGACCGCGAAACCGAACAAGCGCTGCGCGCGGCAATCATGGCCCGCTATCCGCGACACGGGATCATCGGCGAAGAATTTGGCCCTCATCAGCAAGAGGCGGAATATTGCTGGATCCTCGATCCCATCGACGGCACCAAGGCATTTGTCACCAACTGCTACATCTTCGGCACGCTGATTTCACTGACGTATCGGGGACGTCCTATTATTGGGGCCTTGCACAGCCCGCTGATGGAGCATCTGCTGGTCGGCACCATTGCCGGAACCACGCTCAACGGCAAGCCGGTCGGCATGCGCGATTGCAGCACGATCGGCGACGCCATGCTGCTGGCAACCGACCACTGGGACATCTTCAAGTATCACAACGGCCCCGCCTTCGAACGGTTATCGCGTCAGGCCCGCTTGTATCGCGGCTGGGGCGATTGCCATGGATATTTTCAACTGGCGACCGGCGGCGCCGACATCATGCTTGATCCCGTGCTAAAGATCTGGGACATCATGTCCTTCATCCCGATTATTGAAGGCGCCGGCGGACGCATTACCGACTGGCAGGGCAACACGCCAATCGGCGCGAATTCCATTGTGGCGACGGCGGGTTCGATTCATGACGAGGTCCTGCGGGCGCTGAATCCTTGA
- a CDS encoding methyl-accepting chemotaxis protein, producing the protein MKNWKVGTRFAAGFGVVLVLMVVVAAMGIWRLESVADATNAMMQMPLAKERLISDWYSNISTSITRTTAIARSTDLSLATYFEAAVNDSSKRANDLQSKVQGLLRTPEEQKLFADIDASRKAYQAAGSNILALRAEGKLFQAKNAFEKDYLPGATRYQASIDKLLRLQRQGINDVAVGIDATYRSSRLILLALTGAALLCGLLAATLLTRSLLRQLGGEPAHAVHVADRIAAGDLTEHIPLRANDDFSLMHAMKTMQANLARSVDHIKQSAETIGTASKEISVGNLSLSSRTERQAGSLQETASVMQQLTSVVKKNAENAQHANQLAASASQVAIAGGNAVNQMVGTMATINESSRKIVDIISVINGIAFQTNILALNAAVEAARAGEQGRGFAVVATEVRALAQRSASAAKEIKGLIDDSVGKIVSGRTLVEEAGSTIGQVVESIQTLSRFVADISNASAEQSTGIEQVNQAIMQMDDVTQHNAALVEEATAAAQSLLDQAGSLVKVVNTFKLSSSRDVVLLA; encoded by the coding sequence ATGAAAAACTGGAAAGTCGGGACACGCTTCGCCGCCGGATTTGGGGTGGTGCTGGTATTGATGGTGGTCGTCGCCGCGATGGGGATCTGGCGTTTGGAATCCGTCGCTGACGCCACCAACGCCATGATGCAAATGCCGCTCGCCAAGGAACGTCTGATCAGTGACTGGTATTCGAATATTTCCACCTCGATTACGCGCACGACGGCGATTGCGCGCAGCACGGATCTGAGTCTGGCGACCTACTTTGAAGCTGCCGTCAACGATTCATCTAAACGCGCAAACGACTTGCAAAGCAAAGTGCAAGGCCTGCTGCGCACTCCTGAAGAGCAAAAACTGTTTGCCGACATCGATGCCAGCCGTAAAGCTTATCAGGCAGCCGGCAGCAACATTCTGGCGCTGCGCGCCGAAGGAAAGTTGTTTCAGGCGAAGAACGCATTTGAGAAGGACTATCTGCCCGGTGCGACGCGCTATCAGGCGTCCATCGACAAATTATTGCGCCTGCAAAGACAAGGCATCAATGACGTTGCCGTCGGCATTGACGCAACCTATCGCTCCAGCCGATTGATCTTGCTGGCGCTGACGGGCGCGGCGCTGCTGTGCGGGCTGCTTGCTGCGACGCTGCTGACACGCAGCCTGCTGCGGCAACTCGGAGGTGAACCGGCGCACGCGGTGCATGTTGCCGACCGCATCGCGGCAGGAGACCTGACCGAACATATTCCTCTTCGCGCCAATGATGATTTCAGCCTGATGCACGCGATGAAAACCATGCAAGCCAATCTTGCGCGCTCGGTTGATCACATCAAACAGTCAGCAGAGACCATCGGTACCGCGTCGAAAGAAATTTCCGTCGGCAACCTTAGCCTGTCGTCGCGCACCGAACGCCAGGCAGGATCTCTGCAAGAAACTGCGTCCGTCATGCAACAGCTCACTTCGGTCGTCAAGAAGAATGCAGAAAATGCACAGCACGCCAATCAGCTTGCGGCGTCCGCATCGCAGGTGGCCATCGCCGGTGGCAACGCGGTCAATCAGATGGTGGGGACGATGGCCACCATCAACGAATCTTCACGCAAGATCGTGGACATCATTTCGGTGATCAACGGCATCGCGTTCCAGACCAATATTCTGGCACTCAACGCCGCGGTGGAAGCTGCCCGCGCCGGAGAACAAGGACGCGGTTTTGCCGTGGTGGCAACCGAGGTACGCGCCCTCGCCCAACGCTCAGCAAGTGCGGCAAAAGAAATCAAGGGGTTGATCGACGACTCCGTCGGCAAGATCGTCTCCGGCAGGACGCTGGTAGAAGAAGCCGGCTCCACCATTGGCCAGGTCGTGGAAAGCATCCAGACCCTGAGCCGATTCGTCGCCGACATCAGTAACGCCAGTGCTGAGCAGAGTACCGGCATTGAGCAAGTCAATCAGGCCATCATGCAGATGGATGACGTTACGCAGCACAATGCCGCACTGGTGGAAGAAGCAACCGCCGCCGCGCAGTCGTTGCTGGATCAGGCCGGCTCGCTGGTGAAGGTCGTGAATACCTTCAAACTGTCGTCATCGCGGGACGTCGTTCTGCTTGCCTGA